The genomic stretch GCTCTGAGATTGGGTCGCTTATACCGTGCATTTGTGAACGCAACATATGCCAATCATCTTCCAAAGTGCTTATAAACCATCTGTTGCCAAAAGAGAAGCTTTAAGGGCTCCCTGTGGTTTTTCCACCAATATAAAAGCTTGATagtttaacatttgaaaatgaagaaatccaTAAATAACATAAGTGAGATATTACAATAGtgattcttattttgtttaatattttttatttagttataataataataataatcataataaaataataaataatttatttttagatataatactaataatataataataacaattattattattataaccatTTTGATGGCCAAATTATGCAGCcttacaaacaagcacagcaaaccacagcaaatcacattttaaaatcgtAATCGCAATTTTTATCAGACAAATCGCAATTAGATTTTGTTTCCTCCCAAATTCCCCTAGTGTCCGTATTTCAGTTTGGAGCATTATGAATTTCTTCAGGGAATACAAACACTTTATATTTGTGCAAAATGGCTTCCCAACAGGTTGGTTCCAATCAGTGTCTTCATTAGGTTACTATTTTGCTTTAGATGACTTGGTTCAAAGGTTGGAAAATTACCCGGAAAGAGGGAAATGCATCTGGGACTACACTATTGGAAGCTCTGGACGCCATTCAGCCTCCAACACGTCCAACTGACAAACCCCTCCGCCTGCCTCTTCAGGACGTCTACAAGATTGGAGGTTTGCATTCCGGCAACCAAACTATATTGCAGATTGGCCTCAAATAAATTAGATACATTTTACTGGTTACCATTTTCAAACTTTAAAGCATAAAGGCAATAAGGCATTATTCTGCTAACATAAAGAGCTGAATGATAAGCAATGTTTTGACTAGGTATTGGAACCGTCCCTGTGGGCCGTGTGGAGACTGGCCTTTTGAAGCCAGGTATGGTGGTGACCTTTGCCCCTGTGAACGTGACAACTGAAGTCAAGTCTGTGGAGATGCATCACGAGGCTCTTTTGGAGGCCTTGCCCGGGGACAATGTTGGCTTTAATGTTAAGAACGTCTCCGTCAAGGATATCCGTCGTGGCAACGTCGCTGGAGACAGCAAAAATGACCCACCCCAGGAGGCTGCCAGCTTCACTGCTCAAGTAAGCTTGATTAACATGTTTTCATTACTCACTTGACTGAGTAGTAGACCTGAGTAGTTATTATAAGCTTGATTCCTTCCCATCAGGTGATCATCCTGAATCACCCAGGGCAGATCAGTGCTGGCTACGCCCCTGTGCTAGAttgccacactgcacacatcGCCTGTAAGTTTGCAGAGCTGAAGGAGAAGATCGATCGTCGTTCTGGGAAGAAACTTGAGGACAACCCTAAGAGCCTCAAGTCAGGAGACGCGGCCATTGTCGACATGATCCCTGGGAAGCCCATGTGTGTGGAGAGCTTTTCGGAGTATCCTCCTCTGGGTAAGTGCTATCTCAACATTCAACTCAAAGAGCAAAATACTTTATTGCTCATTtttgatttctttttatttacttaagGTAATTGAGGTTAAATtcatcatatatattttttcttgatATTTTGTCAATCCTCTTTTATGGACATCTGAAATCCATGCCAAATAACTAAGAATAAGAAAGCTATAACTACAGGAAAAAGCATTGACTACaacatcagttattaatatttttaaggtTGAGGGCAGTCATTTTTGGGTTGACATTAAGTCTTTTTGGGTTAGGGATGCTCCGATCgatcggcatcggccgataaTCACATTCAATGACTCGATCCGGAGTCACTAAAATAGGCCGATCTCACCAACCAATCACAAATTGATGATGTCAGACTTTAGCGCCGTAGTAATGTCATCACCAGTGTGGAATATTACACGCTCCCAAgaaacaatgcatttttaagCCTTGCGATTTAAGAGCAAGTCATTTGAATCCGCATACGCGCAGTAAGCAGTGAGACAGTGCTCAGTCAATATGTTATTTGGGTTGGTCAGGACAGGTTAGAGAAGGGTTCTGAGCGCAGAcagcgcacacataaagctgctGCTCATCCAGCGTGAGTACTCTTACTGGGCTTGAAcgatcaaatacacacacttatGTCAAAATGACCATCTTTTGCGAGTATCTTCGTAAACAGTcgtttatgtcttaagtgaacgtaaacagtgtatTCAGTGTTAAAGTGAAAGCAGGCTAATAAAGCAGCTGCCGTCCTACAGTAGCGGTATTAACATTAAGTGACATGGCATCTGACGCACAGAAGCCAATGGCACATGTAGCTATGCTTAGTGACATCCAGTGGCAAATCCGGTCTTCATTGGCATGTGCCACTGACATTGGCTTCTGAGCGTCAGATGCCATGTCACTTAATGTTAATACCACCTCTCCTTGCCattcatgttaatcaaacagtCTTAATTAAATCACTTTTTGAAGTTTATgcacatttgattactttatacacAAATGGCTACTTACCTACTTAAATAGGACGTAGGAAGGAAGGAAGCAAATACTCAGCACTTGCTGAATAATATTCCTGATTATTTTTGTATCAGGCTactcattttgttcatttaggAGTTAGTGTTTCTATATGTTTTTGTCCTCAGTCACATACTGGACAATGTTTAATTACACCTTATGGGTTGTAATTATGTTCAGTTTGACATTGTCTTGTAGGCTCTTCAATAAGCCAGAGTATCCTAATATggatagtgttttttttataagcCCTGTTTTTAAAAgcctattaaaatgttaattgtaCAATTAATATTTGTTGTGCTTATTTATTTGATTCTCAATTAAAACAACAATCTATAGCATTGCTGTAAATAATGTCTGTGGTATTATCtggaaaaaaaaccccactgACATTCAGCAGAGAGCTTAATTATTACTTATATAAAGCTTGAATGATTGGTAATCGTATTGGCTGAAAAAATCCTGTTCAGAGCATCCCTAGTTGACAtcattgtaatttttattttgcaacacTTAAATGCCAGCACCGAGTCAGTCCTAGACTTTGCTGAAAgttgcttttagcttctttataTATAGCTCCTACTCTTAAACAAGTCCTACTTTTTAGAAGTTTTTTGACAAAGTCAAAGATTAAGCCTTTTCTAGTTTTATACATACAGCCTCTGAATGTGAGTTTGCAGTTGATTGCAAGAAAGGGGCTGAGTTTAAgaggactaaatgattggaaaaAATGTGGTATACATCACCAGAGGTAGTCTTGGTGTCTGATGTCTTTTCACCAGAAGTacaagttatgacattttgattaagaaataaaaaaataaaaatggtaaaatgaaacatgcatgactgaatcgttcacaataacaacaacaacataccTTTATAAAAGAGATAGGGCGAATTTTCCTTGCATTCAACACaccaagacttttttttttatcttattgtTAAAGTCATGGCAGTGATGGCACAACTCATCTTTTTAGCATCCGTTATAGGATGATAAGGATAAATGAACACAGATGACATGCTTGGATCAAAACCATCCTTTTGGTTTGCAGGTCGATTTGCTGTGCGTGACATGCGACAGACAGTTGCAGTGGGAGTGATTAAAGGAGTGGAGAAGAAGGCCGCGACGAGCGGAAAGGTCACCAAATCTGCTCAGAAAGCCCAGAAGGCCAAATGAATGTTGTGTTTGACTGCCAACTCCAGAGACACATATGGAAAAGCAGCGGTCATCCAGCTCTTCTATCCTATTGGCTGCTTAGGTTCTATAGTTAGAGACTGCTTAATAGTTCCAATGCATCGCAAAAGTATCAgaaggaaaaaatattaacaaaagcAGTCTTTTAGAtaactcttatttgtatgtTGACTCATAAGTCTTAAATCCACACcattatttgtgttttgatAGTTGTGTTCTTCTCTTCGATGATAGCTGTTGAAACcatatgtgatttttaaaatcttgagAGGTCTGACCTCTCCTGCTCTGGAGTGCAGTTTTAGCCTGGTTCTCACAATGTTGTCTTTGCTTGTTTTAGTACTTGTTTGCAAAATACCATGTGTTCAGTATCCACTGGTGGTGAGCTACTTAAACAACACTATTTAGTAGACTTTGAGAACCTGTGTGTTTAGCTTTGCAGAACAACAAAAATCTAAAATGAAGCTCTTAAGTAGCCCATGTCTGGGCTCATGCAATCTTTGGTGCACTGACAGCTTTATGTTTAGCACTTTGACTGGCGTAGGCTAACCCTGCACAAGCACTTGTTGACTTTAATTGGCATTAGCTACTGCACcttatcataaaaaataaaagctttcaTGTCATATTAAAGATGTCTCAATCATAATGATGGTGTTTGTGTTCATTTCACTCTTAAACAGGACACTACATAAAAGCTATATAGGAGTGCATTTCATCATGTACCTTTGTATTTAGAAATGTCCAGTATGTATGGCAAGTTTAGACTCTAAATATACAGTTATGACAAAGTCCTTACAATAAACTAGCTAAGAACAGATTAAAATAGACTATTTTGCTATTTTTCAATGTATTTAACAATTAAGGTCTTTTAGTACGTTTGAATTCTGAATGTCTTCACCTTTGGTAGAACAAAGTCTTTAAGACTAAACTAACTTTGTGTGGATAAATCATTACTTCTTTAGCCACAAGATGGCGCAACTAATcagtttattaaattattaattaccAAGTCATTTAGTAAAACAGGACGGTAGTAGtaattattagttattttatCAGTCAATAGCTGGTCCAATTTACAGTCAAAGAAATATTATACATGATTTAACAGTTTACAATAACTAAATCACTGTGgggctttaaaatataaatcttactCCTATATTAATGTCAGTCACTGCACACAAAACTAGTTTCCAGTATATACTCAAGAGTGTTTACGTTATTGAGCAAATCATTCTTCCTGGGCAATAATGGTGAAATGACCACCAAAAGCAGGGCCACACTGTAGACTTTTAAGCagaatttaacaataacaacaataaaaatgtaaaatgtaacatACAAAAGtatcaaaccatttttttttggtcaacaGATATTACAATTAATAGACAGTAAGTACTCATGATAATTGCAGCCCCGGtctacacattttttttcaacaaggcTACTTAACACGACACACGGAAACCCTAAATAGGCAGTTTGGCCCAGATAACGTCACGTAAATACCTCATGACACTGAAGTGAGACATTTCGAAACATAGAGGCTGGTATAGTACCATCTGCATCCTGACGTCATTGTTATATGTAACAGAAACCTTCCTGTAGTGCATTACTGCACGCGTCGCTTTCGGTACACCTGTAATCATGAGCAGCCAGAGAAGACAAAGCAGCCTCCGCGCGACAAGTCCTGACCAACCCAAAGCTCCAGCAAACGCGAAAGGGAAGAGTAAGAAGCAGCAGAGAGATCACCATAATAGTGACATAGAGGATCAGTCTCCGGAATGCGCCGAGGACAA from Ctenopharyngodon idella isolate HZGC_01 chromosome 13, HZGC01, whole genome shotgun sequence encodes the following:
- the eef1a1a gene encoding elongation factor 1-alpha 1a: MGKEKLHINIVVIGHVDSGKSTTTGHLIYKCGGIDKRTIEKFEKEAAEMGKGSFKYAWVLDKLKAERERGITIDISLWKFETSKYYVTIIDAPGHRDFIKNMITGTSQADCAVLIVAAGVGEFEAGISKNGQTREHALLAYTLGVKQLIVGVNKMDSTEPSYSQKRYEEIVKEVSTYIKKIGYNPDTVAFVPISGWNGDNMLEASPNMTWFKGWKITRKEGNASGTTLLEALDAIQPPTRPTDKPLRLPLQDVYKIGGIGTVPVGRVETGLLKPGMVVTFAPVNVTTEVKSVEMHHEALLEALPGDNVGFNVKNVSVKDIRRGNVAGDSKNDPPQEAASFTAQVIILNHPGQISAGYAPVLDCHTAHIACKFAELKEKIDRRSGKKLEDNPKSLKSGDAAIVDMIPGKPMCVESFSEYPPLGRFAVRDMRQTVAVGVIKGVEKKAATSGKVTKSAQKAQKAK